In the genome of Haemophilus pittmaniae, one region contains:
- the rsgA gene encoding small ribosomal subunit biogenesis GTPase RsgA, producing the protein MSKRKLTQNQTRRIRSNNAKALHRHRQQKEPQWADEMLGPTQEGIVVSRYAMHADIEDERGECFRCNLRRTLSSLVVGDRVIWRKGNEQLQGVSGVVEAIHPRRNEISRPDYYDGLKPIAANLDRIIIVSAVLPELSLNIIDRYLVVCENAGIEPLIVVNKGDLLSSEQEHEVENLLQIYRDIGYQTLIISAETGKNMDKLIGFLSEGTAIFVGQSGVGKSSLINHILPEETAQVGEVSEISGLGQHTTTASRLYHLPNGGHLIDSPGIREFGLWHLDATQITQGYREFQYVLGSCKFRDCKHLDDPGCALREAMLAGKISALRYDNYHRLIAGLNETRSQRHFSTN; encoded by the coding sequence ATGAGCAAACGTAAACTGACCCAAAATCAAACCCGCCGAATTCGTTCGAATAATGCCAAAGCATTGCATCGCCATCGTCAACAAAAAGAACCACAATGGGCCGATGAAATGCTCGGCCCGACCCAAGAGGGAATAGTCGTTTCCCGTTATGCGATGCATGCCGATATTGAAGATGAGCGAGGAGAATGTTTTCGCTGTAATTTACGTCGTACGCTGAGCTCATTAGTGGTGGGGGATCGCGTTATTTGGCGTAAGGGCAATGAGCAGCTGCAGGGCGTGAGCGGAGTTGTTGAAGCGATTCATCCACGCCGTAATGAAATTTCCAGACCGGATTATTATGACGGTTTAAAACCTATCGCAGCTAATTTGGATCGCATTATTATTGTCTCGGCGGTGTTGCCGGAGCTGTCCTTAAACATTATCGATCGTTATTTGGTGGTTTGTGAAAATGCCGGTATTGAACCCTTAATCGTAGTAAATAAAGGCGATTTGTTGAGTAGCGAACAAGAGCATGAAGTGGAGAATCTATTACAGATTTATCGCGATATCGGCTATCAAACCTTAATTATTTCGGCGGAAACCGGTAAAAATATGGATAAGTTGATAGGTTTTTTAAGTGAGGGCACAGCGATCTTCGTCGGCCAATCAGGCGTGGGTAAATCTAGCCTGATCAATCATATTCTGCCCGAAGAGACTGCACAGGTCGGAGAAGTCAGTGAGATATCAGGCCTAGGGCAGCATACAACTACGGCATCCCGATTATATCATTTGCCGAATGGTGGACATTTAATTGACTCTCCGGGAATTCGGGAATTTGGTTTGTGGCATTTGGATGCGACGCAAATTACCCAAGGATATCGTGAGTTTCAATATGTTTTAGGTAGCTGTAAATTTAGGGATTGCAAGCATTTGGATGATCCCGGCTGTGCGTTGCGTGAAGCTATGTTAGCAGGAAAAATTTCGGCATTGCGCTACGATAACTATCATCGTTTAATCGCAGGCTTAAATGAGACCCGTTCACAGCGGCATTTTTCTACAAATTAA
- the ptsH gene encoding phosphocarrier protein Hpr encodes MFSKDVEITAPNGLHTRPAAQFVKEAKAFASDITVTSGGKSASAKSLFKLQTLGLTQGTVITISAEGDDEQQAVEHLVALIPTLE; translated from the coding sequence ATGTTCTCAAAAGATGTCGAAATTACAGCACCTAACGGTTTGCATACTCGCCCTGCCGCACAATTTGTGAAAGAAGCCAAAGCCTTTGCTTCTGATATTACCGTCACCTCTGGCGGTAAAAGCGCCAGTGCAAAAAGCCTGTTCAAACTGCAAACTTTGGGGCTAACCCAAGGCACTGTAATCACCATCTCGGCAGAAGGTGACGATGAACAGCAGGCCGTTGAGCATTTGGTCGCGTTAATCCCGACTCTTGAGTAA
- the ptsI gene encoding phosphoenolpyruvate-protein phosphotransferase PtsI, translating into MISGIPASPGIIFGNALVLKEEQIVLDTQKITDEQIDAEIARFYEGRKAAVEQLSSIRDRALASLGEEKAAIFEGHLMILEDEELEEEIIDYLRSHKVNAGVAASKIIDQQVAMLSEIDDEYLKERAGDIRDIGNRLIKNILGMKIVDLGDINEEVILVAYDLTPSETAQLNLDKVLGFITDIGGRTSHTSIMARSLELPAIVGTNNVTQLVNNGDFLILDAINNQVYVNPSDEKIAELKALEVKLAEEKAELAKLKDLPAITLDGHRVDVVANIGTIRDCEGADRNGAEGVGLYRTEFLFMDRDQLPSEEEQFIAYKEVVEAMNGRLVVLRTMDIGGDKELPYLNLPKEMNPFLGWRAVRIALDRREILHAQLRAVLRASAFGKLAVMFPMIISVEEIRELKSVIETLKSELRQEGHAFDENIQVGVMVETPSAAVNAKFLAKEVDFFSIGTNDLTQYTLAVDRGNELISHLYNPMSPSVLGLIKQVIDASHAEGKWTGMCGELAGDERATLLLLGMGLDEFSMSAISVPRIKKLIRGVNHQAVKQLAAQALEKPTAAEIEQLIAEFSAQHALN; encoded by the coding sequence ATGATCTCAGGTATTCCCGCTTCTCCTGGCATTATCTTTGGTAATGCGTTGGTTCTTAAAGAAGAACAAATCGTTCTTGATACACAAAAAATCACTGATGAGCAAATCGATGCTGAAATTGCCCGTTTCTATGAAGGCCGTAAAGCTGCTGTAGAGCAGTTGAGTTCTATCAGAGATCGTGCGTTAGCGTCATTGGGCGAAGAAAAAGCGGCCATTTTTGAAGGCCACTTAATGATTTTGGAAGATGAAGAATTAGAAGAAGAAATCATTGATTACTTGCGTTCTCATAAAGTAAATGCCGGTGTTGCTGCAAGCAAGATTATTGATCAGCAAGTCGCAATGTTATCGGAAATTGATGATGAATATTTGAAAGAGCGTGCCGGTGATATTCGTGATATCGGTAATCGTTTGATTAAAAATATCCTCGGTATGAAAATTGTCGATCTCGGTGATATTAATGAAGAGGTTATTTTAGTCGCTTACGACTTGACACCATCGGAAACTGCACAGCTAAATTTAGATAAAGTGCTTGGCTTTATTACCGATATTGGTGGTCGTACATCCCATACCTCCATCATGGCGCGTTCTCTTGAATTACCGGCAATTGTGGGTACTAATAATGTAACCCAGTTAGTCAATAATGGTGATTTCTTAATTTTAGATGCAATTAACAATCAGGTTTATGTGAATCCGAGCGATGAGAAAATTGCCGAATTAAAAGCCTTAGAAGTTAAATTAGCCGAAGAAAAAGCCGAGTTGGCCAAATTGAAAGATTTACCAGCGATTACTTTAGATGGACATCGTGTCGATGTAGTAGCAAATATCGGAACTATTCGTGATTGCGAAGGCGCAGATCGTAATGGTGCTGAAGGGGTTGGCCTCTATCGTACGGAATTCCTATTTATGGATCGTGATCAGTTACCGAGCGAAGAAGAACAGTTTATTGCTTACAAAGAAGTGGTAGAGGCAATGAATGGTCGTTTGGTGGTATTGCGTACCATGGATATCGGTGGAGACAAGGAATTACCGTATTTGAACTTGCCGAAAGAAATGAACCCATTCCTAGGTTGGCGCGCAGTACGTATTGCATTAGATCGTCGTGAAATTCTGCATGCCCAACTGCGTGCAGTATTGCGCGCTTCCGCATTTGGTAAATTGGCGGTGATGTTCCCGATGATTATTTCCGTGGAAGAAATTCGCGAATTGAAATCAGTGATCGAAACTTTGAAATCTGAATTACGTCAAGAGGGCCATGCCTTTGATGAAAATATTCAAGTCGGCGTCATGGTAGAAACGCCATCTGCAGCAGTTAATGCTAAATTCTTAGCCAAAGAAGTGGATTTCTTCAGTATTGGTACCAACGATTTAACCCAATATACCTTGGCAGTGGACCGCGGTAACGAATTGATTTCCCATCTTTATAATCCAATGAGTCCATCGGTTTTAGGCTTAATCAAACAGGTTATTGATGCGTCCCACGCAGAAGGTAAATGGACCGGCATGTGCGGCGAGCTTGCCGGGGATGAACGGGCGACCTTATTATTACTAGGTATGGGCTTAGACGAATTTAGTATGAGTGCTATTTCTGTACCGCGTATCAAGAAATTGATTCGTGGTGTAAATCATCAAGCGGTGAAACAATTAGCAGCGCAGGCGCTGGAAAAACCGACAGCTGCCGAAATCGAGCAATTAATTGCGGAATTTTCCGCGCAACATGCGTTAAATTAG
- the orn gene encoding oligoribonuclease, translating into MPLDNQNLIWIDLEMTGLDPESERIIEIATIVTDKDLNILAEGPVLAVHQDDALLNKMSDWCVKTHTANGLIERVKQSRLTERAAELQTLDFLKRYVDKGCSPICGNSVAQDKRFLFKYMPELADYFHYRHLDVSTLKELARRWKPEILDGFSKQNTHLALDDIRESIKELAYYREHFLNLN; encoded by the coding sequence ATGCCATTAGATAACCAAAATCTGATTTGGATTGACTTAGAGATGACCGGACTGGATCCTGAATCCGAACGTATCATCGAAATCGCCACCATCGTGACCGATAAGGATCTCAATATTTTAGCCGAAGGTCCGGTTTTAGCTGTTCACCAAGATGATGCTCTACTCAACAAAATGTCCGACTGGTGTGTCAAAACCCACACCGCTAATGGCCTCATTGAACGGGTTAAGCAAAGCCGCCTAACCGAACGGGCGGCTGAATTACAAACATTGGATTTTTTAAAACGCTATGTTGATAAAGGTTGCTCGCCAATTTGTGGCAATAGTGTGGCACAGGATAAACGCTTTTTATTCAAATATATGCCTGAATTAGCTGATTATTTCCACTACCGCCACCTTGATGTCAGCACCTTAAAAGAACTAGCTCGCCGTTGGAAACCGGAAATATTGGATGGATTTAGCAAACAAAACACACATTTGGCATTAGACGATATTCGTGAATCCATCAAAGAATTAGCTTACTATCGCGAGCACTTCTTAAATCTCAATTGA
- the crr gene encoding PTS glucose transporter subunit IIA, translating into MGLFDKLFGSKENKSVEVQIYAPLSGEIVNIEDVPDVVFSEKIVGDGIAIRPNGNKIVAPVDGVIGKIFETNHAFSMESKEGVELFVHFGIDTVELKGEGFTRVAAEGQSVKRGDTVIEFDLALLESKAKSVLTPVVISNMDEIASIEKKSGEAIAAETVVLTLKK; encoded by the coding sequence ATGGGCTTATTTGACAAATTATTTGGTTCAAAAGAAAACAAATCCGTCGAAGTTCAAATTTACGCACCGCTATCTGGTGAAATCGTAAATATTGAAGATGTGCCGGATGTTGTATTCTCCGAAAAAATTGTTGGAGACGGTATTGCGATTCGCCCAAACGGTAACAAGATTGTTGCACCGGTTGACGGCGTTATTGGTAAAATTTTTGAAACCAATCATGCATTTTCTATGGAATCAAAAGAAGGTGTCGAATTATTCGTTCACTTTGGTATTGATACCGTAGAATTAAAAGGTGAAGGCTTCACTCGAGTGGCGGCCGAAGGTCAAAGTGTCAAACGTGGCGACACCGTAATCGAGTTTGATTTAGCGTTGTTAGAATCTAAAGCTAAATCCGTATTAACGCCGGTAGTTATCTCAAATATGGATGAAATTGCCAGTATTGAGAAGAAATCAGGCGAAGCGATTGCTGCAGAAACCGTTGTGTTAACGTTGAAAAAATAA
- the manA gene encoding mannose-6-phosphate isomerase, class I, with protein sequence MIYSLYGAMQHYAWGGQDYIPQLLGLKSNGEPCAEWWLGAHPAAPAELEIHGQRQKLADFLHENPQALGNESRQAFGDELPYLLKILDVAQPLSIQLHPSKAQAEEGFSRENAQGIALNDAKRTYKDRNHKPEMMIALSDFWLLHGFKSKAAIIESLSAHASLQNLAKQLENQDLHAFYGEIMHADQARLAAWLLPIIDARQADFAAGLLQPNEPDYWLLYTLQAMNITRDKLDPGLLCFYLFNILALKQGEGIYQAAGIPHAYLRGQNIELMACSDNVVRGGLTPKFVNIEELLRIVDCSEIEPQIIAAAPLQAEVFDYLTPAEDFALQHLALNAGQTGIHTSASAQIMLVMAGAVQLRDGNNVIHLRQGQSAFITADSRYQLEAVAEGYAVVAKLP encoded by the coding sequence ATGATTTATTCTTTATATGGTGCCATGCAACATTATGCTTGGGGGGGACAAGATTATATTCCTCAGCTGCTAGGACTAAAATCCAATGGTGAACCTTGTGCGGAATGGTGGTTAGGAGCTCATCCGGCCGCTCCAGCTGAGCTTGAAATTCACGGCCAAAGACAAAAGTTAGCCGATTTCCTACATGAAAACCCACAGGCGTTAGGTAATGAAAGCCGCCAAGCTTTTGGTGATGAATTGCCTTACTTGCTAAAAATTTTGGATGTAGCACAGCCTTTATCGATTCAATTACACCCGAGCAAGGCGCAGGCAGAAGAAGGTTTTAGTCGTGAAAATGCACAAGGTATCGCACTTAATGATGCTAAACGGACCTATAAAGATCGTAATCATAAGCCGGAGATGATGATTGCCTTATCGGATTTTTGGCTATTGCATGGTTTTAAATCAAAGGCGGCGATTATTGAGAGTCTATCTGCCCATGCCTCTTTACAAAATTTGGCTAAGCAGCTGGAAAATCAGGATTTGCATGCTTTTTATGGTGAAATTATGCACGCGGATCAAGCTCGATTAGCGGCTTGGTTATTACCGATTATCGATGCGCGCCAAGCGGATTTCGCCGCCGGTTTATTGCAACCAAACGAGCCGGATTACTGGCTGCTGTACACTTTGCAGGCGATGAATATTACACGGGATAAATTGGATCCGGGTTTATTGTGTTTTTATTTGTTTAACATTTTAGCACTTAAACAAGGCGAAGGAATTTATCAAGCAGCAGGTATTCCACACGCCTATTTGCGCGGTCAAAATATTGAATTGATGGCTTGTTCCGACAATGTCGTACGCGGTGGATTGACTCCGAAGTTTGTCAATATTGAGGAATTGCTACGAATTGTGGATTGTAGTGAAATCGAGCCGCAAATTATTGCTGCAGCACCATTACAAGCTGAGGTGTTTGATTATCTCACACCAGCCGAAGATTTTGCTTTACAGCATCTTGCATTAAATGCAGGACAAACAGGCATTCATACCTCCGCGAGTGCGCAAATCATGTTAGTGATGGCCGGTGCAGTGCAGTTACGTGATGGCAATAATGTAATCCACCTGCGCCAAGGACAAAGTGCCTTCATTACTGCCGACAGTCGGTATCAATTGGAGGCTGTTGCTGAAGGATATGCGGTGGTAGCTAAGCTGCCCTAG